Proteins found in one Cynocephalus volans isolate mCynVol1 chromosome 18, mCynVol1.pri, whole genome shotgun sequence genomic segment:
- the LOC134366389 gene encoding uncharacterized protein LOC134366389 isoform X1, with the protein MAAPSMRERQACWGARDEYWKCLDENTEDAARCRKLRSSFESSCPQQWGQGPAFDPGGRVSWRTRSLSSQGTESPPCWKDHHTDTEITQELRREDGGEDDSVLQS; encoded by the exons ATGGCAGCCCCGTCTATGAGGGAGCGGCAGGCTTGCTGGGGAGCCCGGGACGAGTACTGGAAGTGCCTCGACGAGAACACGGAGGATGCGGCTCGGTGCAGGAAGCTGAGAAGCTCGTTTGAGTCCAGTTGTCCCCAGCAGTGG GGACAAGGCCCAGCCTTTGATCCTGGGGGCAGGGTCAGTTGGAGGACAAGATCATTAAGCAGTCAAGGGACTGAGAGCCCACCGTGTTGGAAGGATCACCACACGGATACCGAAATCACCCAAGAGCTCAGACGTGAGGACGGTGGAGAAGATGACAGTGTGCTGCAGAGTTGA